The proteins below are encoded in one region of Rhodothermus profundi:
- the ggt gene encoding gamma-glutamyltransferase: protein MRRIPAKLYGLIWGVLMWIPLSHAPAQVFGHGGGDRLVGASFATRSPVLARRGMAATSQPLATQVALDILKRGGSAVDAAIAANAVLGLMEPTGCGIGGDLFAIVWDPETRKLYGLNASGRSPQGLSFETMVAEAQRLQPPASGEPPTIPLWGVLPVTVPGAVDGWFALHARFGRLPMREVLAPAIRYAREGFPVSQVIAYYWARNLERFQENRHLIPEFDNALQTFFPDGRAPREGEIFRNPDLARTYELLAEQGRDAFYQGPIAETIDAYMRRIGGYLRKADLAAHRSEWVEPVSVTYRGYEVYELPPNGQGIAVLQMLNILEGFDLKAMGWGSADYLHVMAEAKRLVFEDRARFYADPDFYDIPLERLLSKAYAAERRRLIRMDTVMATVGPGLDEPLPDGDTIYLTVADSSGMMVSLIQSNYTGMGSGLVPDGSGFMLQNRGALFALLPDHPNAYAPGKRPFHTIIPGFVMKDGEPWLSFGVMGGDMQPQGHVQVLTNLIDFGMNVQEAGDAARWRHIGGRTPLGTREGSGVLLLESGFDPAVVRELERRGHRVRFTRGAFGGYQAILRDSSGVYHGASEMRKDGQAAGY from the coding sequence ATGCGACGCATTCCGGCTAAGCTCTATGGATTGATCTGGGGAGTTCTCATGTGGATTCCGCTTTCGCACGCGCCGGCTCAGGTGTTCGGACACGGCGGAGGGGATCGGCTGGTCGGGGCATCCTTTGCTACGCGAAGTCCTGTGCTGGCGCGCCGCGGCATGGCGGCCACCAGTCAGCCGTTGGCCACGCAGGTAGCGTTGGACATCTTGAAGCGGGGCGGTTCGGCGGTCGATGCTGCGATTGCTGCCAATGCCGTGCTGGGACTGATGGAGCCAACTGGATGCGGCATTGGCGGTGATCTATTTGCGATTGTATGGGATCCCGAAACCCGGAAGCTCTATGGCCTGAACGCCAGCGGGCGTTCTCCGCAAGGGCTTTCGTTCGAGACCATGGTAGCCGAAGCCCAGCGTCTGCAACCGCCAGCATCTGGCGAACCGCCCACCATTCCGCTCTGGGGCGTGCTGCCTGTTACGGTACCGGGGGCGGTAGATGGTTGGTTTGCGTTGCACGCCCGTTTTGGGCGCCTGCCTATGCGCGAGGTGCTGGCGCCGGCTATTCGCTACGCGCGCGAGGGGTTTCCGGTCTCGCAGGTGATTGCTTACTACTGGGCGCGCAATCTGGAACGATTCCAGGAAAACCGGCACCTGATCCCTGAATTCGACAACGCCTTGCAGACCTTTTTCCCTGATGGCCGAGCGCCTCGGGAGGGGGAAATCTTTCGCAATCCAGATCTGGCGCGCACCTATGAACTGCTGGCCGAGCAGGGTCGAGATGCGTTCTATCAGGGCCCCATTGCCGAGACCATTGATGCCTATATGCGCCGCATTGGCGGCTACCTGCGCAAAGCGGATCTGGCCGCCCACCGCAGCGAGTGGGTCGAACCCGTTTCGGTAACCTACCGTGGCTATGAGGTTTACGAACTGCCACCGAACGGCCAGGGAATTGCCGTGCTGCAGATGCTCAACATCTTAGAGGGATTTGACCTCAAAGCAATGGGATGGGGCAGTGCCGATTACCTGCATGTCATGGCAGAAGCCAAACGACTCGTCTTCGAAGACCGGGCTCGTTTTTACGCTGATCCGGATTTTTATGATATTCCATTAGAGCGACTCCTTTCTAAGGCATATGCCGCAGAGCGCCGCCGCTTGATCCGCATGGACACGGTGATGGCCACGGTAGGACCGGGGCTGGACGAGCCATTGCCAGACGGCGACACCATTTATCTCACCGTGGCCGATTCCTCGGGCATGATGGTATCGCTCATTCAGAGCAATTATACCGGTATGGGCAGCGGACTGGTGCCTGATGGATCAGGCTTTATGCTACAAAATCGTGGTGCGCTGTTCGCTCTTCTCCCTGACCATCCCAATGCCTATGCGCCTGGTAAGCGGCCTTTTCATACGATCATTCCGGGTTTTGTGATGAAGGACGGTGAGCCTTGGCTGAGTTTTGGGGTGATGGGAGGGGACATGCAGCCGCAAGGGCATGTGCAGGTGCTTACGAATCTGATTGATTTTGGCATGAACGTGCAGGAGGCGGGCGATGCAGCCCGGTGGCGACACATCGGAGGACGCACGCCGCTGGGTACGCGGGAAGGGAGTGGCGTATTGCTGCTGGAAAGTGGTTTTGATCCGGCTGTCGTGCGCGAACTGGAGCGGCGTGGGCATCGCGTTCGCTTTACCCGAGGGGCTTTTGGTGGCTACCAGGCCATTCTGCGCGACTCGTCAGGCGTTTATCACGGAGCTTCGGAGATGCGCAAGGATGGACAGGCCGCAGGCTACTGA
- a CDS encoding Gfo/Idh/MocA family oxidoreductase — MDRPQATEPAPAFRIGLIGSGRAVHSLQTALRALKPMHAVARLSENTLELPDERLAAWMRTLDVVFIATPPAERFRVTEIALREGVHCFVAWPPAPALRDLERLNRLAEEARVEVGVSRPLRFHPALESVWEQTPPTLLVYRQQVGGQGVVPWHARLAEVVDLCCALAHSSSVLRIEGEAVRGGPTWLEAIAFGLRFHSGTYAQVLMWRNGETSTPELYLARTGWHRRLQLEAAGDDLIQAEVRAFLKALAARQPAPVSLLETLQVLRIVERLMSRLR, encoded by the coding sequence ATGGACAGGCCGCAGGCTACTGAGCCCGCGCCGGCCTTTCGGATCGGCCTGATCGGCAGTGGCCGGGCGGTCCACAGCCTACAGACTGCGCTGCGCGCGTTGAAGCCCATGCATGCCGTTGCGCGGCTGTCTGAAAATACCCTGGAGCTACCCGACGAGCGGCTGGCCGCCTGGATGCGAACCCTGGATGTGGTCTTTATCGCGACCCCGCCGGCCGAACGCTTTCGGGTTACCGAAATTGCGCTCCGCGAAGGGGTGCACTGCTTTGTGGCCTGGCCGCCTGCACCAGCCTTGCGCGACCTGGAGCGGTTAAATCGGCTGGCTGAAGAAGCCCGTGTAGAGGTTGGCGTTAGCCGGCCGCTGCGCTTTCATCCCGCCCTGGAGTCTGTCTGGGAGCAAACACCCCCTACGCTCCTGGTCTATCGCCAGCAGGTAGGGGGACAGGGCGTGGTTCCCTGGCATGCTCGGTTGGCCGAGGTGGTCGATCTATGCTGCGCGCTGGCTCACTCCAGCAGCGTGTTGCGCATTGAGGGCGAAGCTGTTCGCGGTGGCCCTACCTGGCTTGAGGCGATAGCTTTTGGTTTACGTTTCCATAGCGGTACGTATGCCCAGGTGCTGATGTGGCGTAATGGGGAAACCTCTACGCCCGAACTGTACCTGGCCCGCACAGGCTGGCACCGTCGGCTTCAGCTTGAAGCTGCCGGTGACGACCTGATTCAGGCAGAAGTCCGGGCTTTTCTGAAAGCCCTTGCTGCTCGGCAACCGGCACCCGTTTCGCTGCTGGAAACCCTTCAGGTGCTTCGGATTGTCGAACGTTTAATGAGCCGCCTGCGTTAA
- a CDS encoding class II D-tagatose-bisphosphate aldolase non-catalytic subunit, with product MQAHVLLAPSFEQLADHRHGFVGWLVDLLRGPLAYRHTLLAVCPNSEAVTRAALEAAREANAPLFFAATLNQVDLDGGYTGWTPATLARFVADERIRLGLRAPVVLGLDHGGPWKKDWHVRNRLPYEATLQAVLRAIEACLDAGYGLLHLDPTVDLELPPGTPVPIPRIVERTVALLQHAETYRQQRRLPPVAYEVGTEEVGGGLQAEARMAEFLDRLWTVLDREGLPRPVFVVGDIGTRLDTHTFDFERARRLDALVRRYGALIKGHYTDGVDRLDLYPQAGIGGANVGPGLAAIEFEALEALVAEAHRRKLPVTFDRTIRQAVIESGRWQKWLRPEEKGRPFEALPPERQRWLVATGSRYVWTHPAVRQARHQLYQVLAPWLDADAFVRARIKARLMDYFRAFNLIGFNERLQAFLPN from the coding sequence ATGCAGGCGCACGTCCTGCTTGCCCCTTCGTTCGAGCAGCTAGCAGACCACAGGCACGGATTTGTTGGCTGGTTGGTCGATTTGCTGCGCGGACCGCTGGCTTACCGGCACACGCTGCTGGCCGTATGTCCCAATTCCGAAGCCGTAACGCGCGCCGCCCTGGAAGCTGCGCGCGAAGCCAACGCCCCGCTATTTTTTGCGGCTACCCTGAACCAGGTCGACCTGGATGGCGGATATACCGGCTGGACCCCGGCCACGCTGGCTCGTTTTGTTGCCGACGAGCGCATCCGCCTGGGCCTTCGCGCCCCTGTCGTACTTGGTCTGGATCACGGTGGCCCCTGGAAAAAGGATTGGCATGTCCGCAACCGTCTTCCGTACGAGGCAACGCTCCAGGCGGTGCTTCGCGCGATTGAGGCCTGCCTCGACGCAGGTTATGGGCTGCTTCATCTGGACCCGACGGTAGATCTGGAATTGCCGCCCGGCACACCCGTCCCCATCCCACGTATTGTCGAACGAACGGTAGCGCTTTTACAACATGCTGAAACGTATCGCCAACAGCGTCGCCTGCCCCCGGTCGCCTACGAGGTAGGCACGGAGGAGGTTGGCGGCGGCCTGCAGGCTGAGGCGCGAATGGCAGAATTTCTGGATCGACTCTGGACCGTCCTGGATCGGGAAGGGCTACCCCGTCCGGTGTTTGTGGTGGGTGACATTGGCACCCGGCTTGACACGCACACCTTCGACTTTGAACGCGCCCGTCGCCTGGATGCCCTGGTGCGCCGCTACGGTGCCCTGATCAAGGGGCACTACACCGATGGAGTAGACCGCCTGGATCTATATCCACAGGCGGGTATCGGTGGAGCAAACGTGGGGCCTGGCCTGGCTGCTATCGAGTTTGAAGCGCTGGAGGCCCTGGTGGCCGAAGCGCACCGCCGCAAGCTGCCCGTTACCTTTGACCGGACCATCCGCCAGGCTGTCATTGAAAGTGGACGCTGGCAAAAATGGCTGCGCCCTGAAGAGAAAGGACGTCCCTTTGAAGCATTACCTCCAGAACGCCAGCGGTGGCTGGTCGCTACAGGCAGCCGCTACGTGTGGACGCACCCGGCTGTCCGGCAGGCGCGCCATCAATTGTATCAGGTGCTCGCTCCCTGGCTCGATGCCGATGCTTTTGTGCGCGCGCGCATCAAGGCCCGCCTGATGGACTACTTCCGCGCTTTCAACCTGATAGGCTTCAATGAACGGCTGCAGGCCTTTTTACCTAATTGA
- a CDS encoding CCA tRNA nucleotidyltransferase: protein MTVTVRPLPLHIQERLEKRPFASLLRRIGELGQQCDIPVYAVGGVVRDLFLDRPTTDIDFVTVGARTGIRLARLVARALGGRTVHIYENFGTAAIRVPAPDQSGVMVLEFVAARRESYRKDSRKPIVEDGTLDDDLRRRDFTVNAMAIDLWPARWGTLIDPFHGRRDLRQRLLRTPLDPRQTFEDDPLRMIRAARFAAQLGFRVEPDTFAAMREKAHRVEILSQERITDELQKILCAPQPSVGFKILESTGILARIFPELVALKGVETIEGYRHKDNFYHTLQVVDNVARMTADRPCEDDAVWLRWAALLHDIAKPATKRFVPGTGWTFHGHEDLGARMIPRIFRRLKLPMDERMAYVQKLVRLHHRPVALVDEQVTDSAIRRLLFEAGNELEDLMLLVRADVTSKNPRRVRRYLEAFDRLEVRMAEVEEKDRIRNFQPPVDGEEIMRTLGIGEGVAVGIIKEAIKEAILEGRIPNEHDAAFQYMMAIKDEAMRRAALFDEMVAALKGPERRALGAIKEVIFKGELPADREEALAYLHRVKEEALAPANEPA, encoded by the coding sequence ATGACGGTGACGGTTCGGCCCTTACCACTGCATATACAGGAACGGCTGGAGAAACGCCCTTTTGCTTCACTCCTTCGGCGCATTGGCGAGCTAGGACAGCAATGCGACATTCCGGTGTACGCGGTCGGAGGCGTCGTGCGGGATCTGTTCCTGGATCGACCGACCACCGACATTGATTTCGTAACGGTGGGAGCGCGAACGGGTATCCGGTTGGCTCGCCTGGTAGCGCGGGCGCTGGGCGGCCGCACCGTGCACATCTACGAAAACTTCGGTACGGCGGCCATTCGCGTACCTGCGCCAGATCAGAGCGGCGTGATGGTGCTCGAATTCGTGGCAGCTCGTCGCGAAAGCTACCGTAAGGATTCCCGCAAACCCATCGTCGAAGATGGCACGCTGGATGACGATTTGCGCCGCCGCGACTTCACCGTTAACGCAATGGCGATCGACCTGTGGCCTGCGCGCTGGGGCACCCTGATTGATCCCTTTCACGGACGGCGCGATCTGCGACAGCGACTGCTGCGCACGCCTCTCGACCCGCGCCAGACCTTTGAGGACGATCCGCTGCGAATGATTCGGGCTGCGCGATTTGCGGCCCAGCTAGGCTTCCGCGTCGAGCCCGATACGTTTGCTGCCATGCGCGAAAAAGCCCACCGCGTTGAAATCCTCAGCCAGGAACGGATCACCGATGAGCTGCAAAAGATCCTGTGCGCACCGCAGCCGTCCGTCGGCTTCAAAATTCTGGAATCCACCGGCATTCTAGCGCGCATCTTCCCAGAGCTGGTAGCGCTCAAAGGGGTCGAGACCATCGAAGGGTATCGCCACAAGGACAACTTTTACCATACGCTGCAGGTCGTGGACAACGTAGCGCGCATGACGGCCGATCGCCCCTGCGAGGATGACGCCGTCTGGCTACGCTGGGCCGCGCTGCTGCACGACATCGCGAAGCCGGCTACCAAGCGCTTTGTACCGGGAACAGGCTGGACCTTTCACGGCCACGAAGACCTGGGGGCGCGTATGATTCCACGCATCTTTCGCCGGCTCAAGCTGCCCATGGATGAGCGCATGGCCTATGTGCAGAAGCTGGTCCGCCTGCACCATCGCCCCGTTGCGCTGGTGGACGAGCAAGTAACCGACTCGGCTATCCGGCGGTTGCTCTTTGAGGCGGGCAACGAGCTGGAGGATCTAATGCTCCTGGTGCGGGCCGACGTTACGTCCAAAAATCCGAGACGCGTGCGTCGCTACCTGGAGGCTTTCGACCGGCTGGAAGTCCGTATGGCGGAGGTGGAGGAGAAAGACCGCATCCGCAATTTCCAGCCACCTGTTGATGGGGAAGAGATTATGCGGACGTTGGGCATTGGCGAAGGAGTGGCGGTGGGCATCATCAAGGAAGCCATCAAAGAAGCCATTCTGGAAGGACGTATTCCGAACGAGCACGACGCGGCCTTTCAGTATATGATGGCCATTAAAGACGAGGCGATGCGGCGCGCCGCTCTGTTCGACGAAATGGTCGCTGCGCTCAAGGGACCGGAGCGGCGTGCGTTAGGCGCGATTAAGGAAGTTATCTTCAAAGGAGAGTTGCCGGCTGATCGCGAGGAGGCGCTTGCCTACCTGCATCGCGTCAAAGAAGAAGCGCTGGCGCCAGCCAATGAGCCTGCCTGA
- a CDS encoding LAGLIDADG family homing endonuclease: MAKSPRKSSANAQELRRGLRIARVFSQEGVHPFDTVRWERRTAAIYNSKGEAVFEQKEVEFPTTWSQLATNVVASKYFYGDLAAGNGDPREGKREYSLKQLIHRVTRTIADWGKAQGYFATPEDAERFYDELTWLCLHQYGAFNSPVWFNVGLYHQYGVRDTGGKTIFGWDFEKQRVVPVDPYERPQASACFIISVEDSIDDIWQLMAESARLFKFGSGVGADWSRLRSTKEKLSGGGRPSGPVSFMRVQDATGATIKSGGKTRRAAIMQTLKVWHPDIMEFVTAKAKEEKKAWALIEQGYDGSFNGEAYSSVAFQNVNQSVRVTDEFMEAVLARKKYPLRAVTTGEVIEEIDAYELLYKVAEGTWICGDPGLQYEDTIQKWHTCKRSGPINSSNPCVTGDTLVATEDGLRRIDSLVGETPRVVGLDGRLHRTTRVIETGIKPVYRLRTRCGYEVKLTADHRVWTENRGDVPAAELTRDDVVRLVPPRFGRKHLDPEVAEYIGLMVGDGCLSHEVAILTLDRRERAVAEKMAQVVNQFDRQTHRKGVQVAERPASVAVATGARTVQEVLKQFAVLDQGAAAKRFTEEVFQLDRQSVAALLRGLFTADGTVANYGSKSQYISLDSSSQELLKQVQLLLLGFGIKSKLYENRRLTDRALLPDGKGGVQEYRVQPMYSLRISRSSRVRFEREIGFLPESPKAAALRALNATVSAYEDPLVDQVVSLELLGEEPVYDLTEPVTDHFVANGIAVHNCSEYMFLDNSACNLASLNLRKFQRADGSFDVERFRAAVRIFITAMEILVDNAGYPSEKIAQNSHDYRPLGLGFANLGALLMAMGLPYDSDEGRAVAGAITAIMHAEAYARSAEIAAIEGIGPFPGFEKNRESMLEVMRLHQAAVEDIHPSCPAYLKEAARESMARMVALGERYGYRNAQATVLAPTGTISFLMDCDTTGIEPDIALVKYKLLAGKGDGMFKIVNNTVPIALRRLGYSEAQIKDILAYIEENDTIEGAPHLKEEHLPVFDCAFKPYKGQRFIHYMGHIKMMAACQPFISGAISKTVNMPEHVTVEEIMDAYIQGWKLGLKALAIYRENSKRSQPLSTRKEDKKAEAAGDGVAAGEPQVVEKIVEKVVYKPVRKRLPDERPSITHKFSVAGHEGYLHIGLYPDTGMPGEIFITMAKQGSTISGLMDAFATAISIALQYGVPLEDLCNKFSHMRFEPAGFTNNPQIPIAKSIMDYIFRYLSLKFLGRPQEEKSEDPQEGVAAEVKRSGPARDERQLELSFETQPTGSVTPLVGQTIETFLQTQQRSAVAAAAEAATVASAAFQNQEDAPACSNCGSITVRSGACYVCPNCGSSSGCG, encoded by the coding sequence ATGGCAAAGTCCCCCCGCAAGTCGTCCGCAAATGCCCAGGAGCTTCGTCGCGGCCTACGCATTGCGCGCGTGTTTTCTCAGGAAGGCGTCCATCCATTTGATACGGTCCGTTGGGAGCGCCGAACCGCTGCCATCTATAACAGCAAAGGCGAAGCGGTTTTTGAACAAAAAGAGGTAGAATTTCCTACGACGTGGAGTCAGCTTGCCACAAACGTCGTTGCCTCCAAATACTTCTACGGTGACCTGGCAGCCGGCAACGGCGATCCCCGCGAGGGCAAACGGGAGTACAGTCTGAAGCAACTCATTCATCGGGTTACCCGCACGATTGCTGACTGGGGCAAAGCGCAGGGATACTTTGCGACCCCGGAAGACGCTGAGCGCTTCTACGATGAGCTAACCTGGCTCTGCCTGCACCAGTATGGGGCCTTCAACTCGCCGGTCTGGTTTAACGTCGGCCTCTACCATCAGTACGGAGTGCGGGATACAGGAGGCAAAACGATCTTTGGCTGGGACTTTGAAAAGCAGCGGGTCGTGCCCGTTGATCCATACGAGCGGCCCCAGGCCTCGGCCTGCTTCATCATCTCGGTAGAGGACTCGATTGACGATATCTGGCAGCTCATGGCTGAGAGCGCTCGCCTGTTCAAGTTTGGCTCTGGCGTGGGCGCCGACTGGTCCAGGCTGCGCTCAACCAAAGAGAAGCTTTCCGGAGGAGGACGGCCTTCCGGCCCGGTGTCGTTCATGCGCGTGCAGGATGCCACGGGCGCTACAATCAAGTCGGGGGGCAAGACCCGCCGGGCGGCCATCATGCAGACGCTGAAGGTCTGGCACCCCGACATCATGGAGTTTGTGACGGCCAAGGCCAAAGAGGAAAAGAAGGCCTGGGCGCTGATCGAACAGGGCTACGACGGCTCGTTCAATGGCGAGGCGTACAGCTCGGTCGCCTTTCAGAATGTGAACCAGTCCGTGCGCGTCACGGATGAATTCATGGAGGCCGTGCTGGCCCGCAAAAAATACCCCCTCCGGGCTGTAACAACAGGCGAAGTTATTGAGGAGATTGATGCCTATGAGTTGCTCTATAAGGTAGCGGAAGGCACGTGGATCTGCGGCGACCCGGGGTTGCAGTACGAGGACACGATCCAGAAGTGGCACACCTGCAAGCGTAGCGGGCCGATCAACTCGAGCAACCCGTGTGTGACAGGCGATACGCTGGTGGCCACCGAGGACGGGCTACGCCGCATCGACAGTCTGGTGGGGGAAACGCCACGCGTAGTGGGACTGGACGGCCGCCTGCACCGCACAACCCGGGTGATCGAAACGGGGATCAAGCCGGTCTACCGGCTGCGTACCCGGTGCGGCTACGAGGTGAAGCTGACGGCCGATCACCGGGTGTGGACAGAAAACCGGGGCGACGTGCCGGCCGCTGAGTTGACCCGTGACGACGTCGTGCGCCTGGTGCCACCGCGGTTTGGCCGGAAGCATCTGGATCCGGAGGTGGCCGAATACATCGGGCTGATGGTGGGGGACGGATGCCTTTCGCATGAAGTGGCCATTCTGACGCTGGATCGACGGGAAAGGGCTGTGGCCGAAAAAATGGCCCAGGTGGTCAATCAGTTTGACCGGCAGACGCATCGTAAAGGCGTGCAGGTCGCCGAGCGGCCTGCCAGTGTCGCCGTTGCTACCGGTGCCCGGACGGTGCAGGAGGTGTTGAAGCAGTTTGCCGTACTGGACCAGGGGGCCGCAGCCAAACGGTTCACCGAAGAGGTTTTCCAGCTGGATCGACAGAGCGTTGCTGCGCTGCTGCGCGGCCTGTTCACCGCTGATGGTACGGTCGCCAACTACGGCAGTAAGAGCCAGTACATCAGTCTGGATTCGAGTTCTCAGGAATTACTGAAGCAGGTTCAGCTGTTGCTGCTGGGGTTTGGCATCAAGAGCAAATTGTATGAAAATCGGCGGCTGACCGATCGCGCGCTGCTGCCGGACGGCAAAGGGGGAGTGCAGGAGTATCGCGTGCAGCCCATGTATAGTCTGCGTATCAGTCGGTCGAGTCGGGTGCGCTTTGAGCGCGAGATCGGGTTCCTTCCAGAGAGTCCAAAGGCGGCAGCATTGCGCGCGCTGAACGCTACGGTCTCGGCCTACGAAGATCCGCTGGTTGATCAGGTTGTCTCGCTTGAGCTTCTGGGCGAAGAGCCTGTCTACGATTTGACGGAGCCGGTTACGGACCACTTCGTGGCGAACGGGATCGCCGTCCACAACTGCTCCGAGTACATGTTTCTCGACAACTCGGCGTGCAACCTGGCCTCGCTGAACCTGCGCAAGTTTCAGCGAGCGGACGGATCGTTCGACGTCGAGCGCTTCCGGGCAGCCGTGCGGATCTTTATCACGGCCATGGAAATCCTGGTCGATAATGCCGGCTATCCCTCGGAAAAGATCGCGCAGAACAGCCACGACTACCGGCCACTCGGGCTGGGCTTCGCCAACCTGGGCGCGCTGCTGATGGCGATGGGCCTGCCGTACGACAGCGACGAAGGACGGGCCGTGGCCGGCGCCATTACGGCCATCATGCATGCAGAGGCCTATGCCCGGAGCGCGGAAATTGCAGCCATTGAGGGCATCGGGCCCTTCCCGGGCTTTGAGAAGAACCGGGAGTCTATGCTGGAGGTGATGCGCCTGCACCAGGCCGCCGTCGAGGATATCCATCCGAGCTGTCCGGCTTACCTGAAGGAGGCGGCCCGCGAAAGCATGGCGCGCATGGTTGCGCTGGGAGAACGCTACGGCTACCGCAATGCCCAGGCCACGGTACTGGCCCCGACCGGGACCATTTCGTTCCTGATGGACTGCGATACGACGGGCATTGAGCCGGACATTGCCCTCGTGAAGTACAAGCTGCTGGCGGGCAAGGGCGATGGCATGTTCAAGATTGTCAACAACACGGTCCCTATCGCCCTGCGTCGCCTGGGCTATTCGGAAGCGCAGATTAAAGATATCCTGGCCTATATTGAGGAGAACGACACGATTGAGGGGGCGCCGCACCTGAAGGAGGAACACCTGCCGGTCTTCGACTGCGCGTTCAAACCCTACAAAGGCCAGCGCTTCATTCATTACATGGGGCATATCAAAATGATGGCGGCCTGCCAGCCGTTCATCAGTGGCGCGATTTCCAAGACCGTCAACATGCCGGAGCATGTGACGGTCGAGGAGATCATGGACGCCTACATTCAGGGCTGGAAGCTGGGGCTCAAGGCGCTGGCCATCTACCGGGAAAACTCGAAGCGGAGCCAGCCGCTTTCGACGCGCAAAGAGGACAAGAAGGCCGAGGCGGCAGGCGATGGGGTGGCCGCCGGCGAGCCGCAGGTGGTCGAAAAGATTGTGGAAAAGGTCGTCTATAAGCCGGTGCGCAAGCGACTGCCCGACGAGCGGCCTTCGATTACGCACAAGTTTTCCGTGGCCGGGCACGAAGGCTATCTGCACATTGGCCTCTACCCGGATACCGGCATGCCGGGCGAGATCTTTATCACGATGGCCAAGCAGGGATCGACAATCTCGGGCCTGATGGACGCCTTTGCCACGGCCATCTCGATTGCGCTCCAGTATGGCGTGCCGCTCGAAGATCTATGCAACAAGTTCAGCCACATGCGCTTTGAGCCGGCGGGCTTTACGAACAACCCGCAGATTCCGATTGCCAAGTCCATCATGGACTACATTTTCCGCTACCTGTCGCTCAAATTCCTGGGACGGCCGCAGGAGGAAAAGAGTGAAGACCCGCAGGAGGGAGTGGCCGCCGAGGTGAAGCGGAGCGGTCCAGCCCGTGATGAGCGGCAATTGGAGTTGAGCTTTGAGACGCAACCGACCGGTAGCGTGACACCGCTGGTAGGACAGACGATCGAAACCTTCCTACAAACGCAGCAGAGAAGCGCGGTGGCTGCTGCAGCCGAAGCAGCTACCGTGGCCTCAGCCGCCTTCCAGAATCAGGAAGACGCGCCGGCTTGCTCAAATTGCGGCTCGATCACTGTGCGCTCAGGAGCCTGCTACGTCTGTCCGAACTGCGGTAGCTCGAGCGGCTGCGGCTGA
- the amrS gene encoding AmmeMemoRadiSam system radical SAM enzyme — protein MAMYYPTKYWHRLADGRVQCDLCPRHCRRQEGQRGFCFVRMNRDGQIVLTTYGRSSGFCIDPIEKKPLNHFLPGTAVLSFGTAGCNLGCRFCQNWDISKSHEMDTLADEATPETIARAAEALGCRSVAFTYNDPVIFHEYAIEVARACHARGIRTVAVTAGYVCAEPRAEFYAHMDAANVDLKAFSERFYRKICAGELGPVLDTLRYIYHETSTWLEITTLLIPGENDSDAELHALTEWIVTQLGPDVPLHFTAFHPDWKMQDHPPTPPETLRRARTIALKNGLRYVYTGNMLDPEGQSTYCHACGELLIGRVGYQLTAWHLDAQGRCPRCQTPCAGVFEARPGGWGPRRRPVWLGAFASAS, from the coding sequence ATGGCAATGTACTATCCCACAAAATACTGGCACCGGCTGGCAGACGGACGGGTGCAGTGCGATCTGTGCCCGCGGCATTGCCGGCGCCAGGAAGGCCAGCGCGGCTTCTGTTTTGTCCGGATGAACCGGGACGGCCAGATCGTGCTGACCACCTATGGCCGTTCCAGTGGGTTCTGCATCGACCCGATTGAGAAGAAGCCCCTGAACCACTTCCTGCCGGGCACGGCTGTGCTCTCGTTCGGGACGGCCGGCTGCAACCTGGGATGCCGGTTCTGCCAGAACTGGGACATCAGCAAATCGCACGAAATGGACACGCTGGCCGACGAGGCCACGCCCGAAACGATTGCCCGGGCTGCCGAAGCACTGGGCTGCCGGAGCGTCGCCTTCACCTATAACGATCCGGTCATCTTCCACGAATACGCCATCGAGGTCGCCCGCGCCTGCCATGCGCGTGGCATCCGGACGGTGGCCGTCACGGCCGGCTACGTCTGCGCGGAACCCCGCGCCGAATTCTATGCCCACATGGATGCAGCCAACGTGGATCTGAAAGCCTTTTCGGAACGCTTTTACCGCAAAATCTGCGCAGGCGAGTTAGGGCCCGTGCTCGACACGCTACGCTACATCTACCACGAAACCAGCACGTGGCTTGAAATCACGACCCTGCTCATCCCTGGCGAAAACGACAGCGATGCCGAGCTGCATGCGCTCACCGAATGGATCGTCACCCAGCTGGGGCCGGACGTGCCGCTGCACTTTACGGCATTCCATCCCGACTGGAAGATGCAGGATCACCCGCCTACGCCCCCCGAAACGCTGCGCCGCGCCCGCACGATTGCCTTGAAAAACGGCCTGCGCTACGTATACACGGGCAACATGCTGGATCCAGAAGGCCAGAGCACCTATTGCCACGCCTGTGGCGAGTTGCTCATCGGGCGCGTGGGCTATCAGCTTACGGCCTGGCATCTGGACGCACAGGGACGCTGCCCGCGCTGCCAGACGCCCTGCGCCGGCGTCTTTGAAGCCCGGCCTGGCGGGTGGGGTCCCCGCCGCCGGCCTGTATGGCTCGGAGCTTTCGCGTCGGCGTCATAA